The following proteins come from a genomic window of Corynebacterium hansenii:
- a CDS encoding DUF3027 domain-containing protein: protein MTRVTDNRRRRSRNRRRSRGPLLGNRAVDIARAAVDDMDEGPAGDHVGVNVTHPGTAVHSFAADLPGYRGWEWHVVLACAPGTDHITISEVALVPGDSALRAPEWVPYEERLRPGDLGPRDLLPPAADDPRLTTADAEDRELTAEGLRLAAERWLDGDTGPRGEFAEEALRHCGTCAFFIALEGPLGADFGACVNEWAFDGDVVHVDHGCGAHSATPEVTGAGAPEGEAYDDHEIIERADLRGN from the coding sequence ATGACCCGTGTGACAGACAACCGACGACGCCGTTCCCGCAATCGCCGCCGCTCCCGCGGCCCCCTGTTGGGCAACCGGGCCGTCGACATCGCCCGCGCCGCCGTCGACGACATGGACGAGGGCCCCGCGGGGGACCACGTCGGGGTCAACGTCACCCACCCCGGCACGGCGGTGCACAGCTTCGCGGCGGACCTGCCCGGCTATCGCGGCTGGGAATGGCACGTGGTGCTGGCGTGCGCACCGGGCACCGACCACATCACCATCAGCGAGGTGGCGCTCGTCCCCGGCGACAGCGCCCTGCGCGCCCCGGAGTGGGTCCCGTACGAGGAACGCCTGCGCCCCGGCGACCTGGGCCCCCGGGACCTGCTGCCGCCGGCGGCCGACGACCCGCGCCTGACGACGGCCGACGCGGAGGACCGGGAGCTCACCGCGGAGGGGCTCCGGCTCGCCGCGGAACGCTGGCTCGACGGCGACACCGGGCCCCGCGGCGAATTCGCCGAAGAGGCGCTGCGCCACTGCGGCACGTGCGCGTTCTTCATCGCCCTGGAGGGGCCGCTGGGCGCGGACTTCGGGGCGTGCGTCAACGAGTGGGCGTTCGACGGCGACGTCGTCCACGTCGACCACGGCTGCGGCGCGCACTCCGCCACCCCGGAGGTCACCGGCGCGGGGGCGCCGGAGGGGGAGGCCTACGACGACCACGAGATCATCGAGCGCGCGGATCTGCGGGGGAACTGA